The genomic window CCTGGTGGTGGGCTACCTCGGCGCCTTCGAGTACTTCATCGACTTTCCGCTCATCCTGGACATGGCCGAGCGGATGCCCGACACTCGCTTCCGGCTGGTGGGCGCGGGGCGCGACTTCGAACACGTGCGCTCGGAGGCGGCCCGGCGCGGGCTCGACAACGTGGAGTTGCCGGGGCCGGTGCCCTTCAACCGCGTCCCGGCGGAGATCGCCGCCATGGACGTCTGCCTCAACACCTTCGTCCGCATTCCCATCAGCCACAAGGCCAGCCCCATGAAGCTCTTCGAGTACCTGGCCATGGGGCGGCCGGTGCTGACCACGGACCTCGACGAGGTGCGCCGCTACGGGGTGGACTTCCTCGTCACCGTGAACACGGCCGAGGAGGCCGTGGCCGCGCTGCGCCGCCTGGCGGCCGACCCCGCCGAGCGGGCCTGGCGCGCCGAGGCCGGCCGCGACTGGGTGCGGGCGTCCTTCGACTGGAAGGACATCGCCAACCGGCTGGTGGAACTGGTGGAGCGCTGCACCGACCGCATGGACTAGACTGCGCCGTTCACGTTCACACGACTTCGGGAGACCGCCATGCTCGCACGCCTGACGATCTTTGTCCTGATCCTGATGCTCCTGGCCATCGGCTGGAAGGCCTGGGCCTACCGCAAGAGCGCCCTGTCCGCCCTGCGCAAGGTGGAGGTGATCAGCGAGCGCTTCACGCGCACCGACTTCTTCGAGGAGGACAACCGCCGCTGGATCGACAGCGGCGAGCGGCCCGACGTGGTCTTCATGGGCGCGTCCATCACGAGCCGCTGGAATCCCGAGGGCAAGCTCGGCGACCTCGCCGTGGCCCAGCGCGGCGTGGGCGGCCAGTGGCCGAGCCACTACCTGCTCCGCTTCCGCTCTGACGTGGTGGACCTGCACCCCCGCGCGGTGGTGTTCAAGGCCTGCGCCATCACCTTTCGGCCCGGCGTGAACGACAAGGGCACGCGCCGCGCGATCCTCGACCTCACGGCCGAGGCCGAGGAGGCGGGCATCAAGCCGGTGCTCGCCACCTGCGTGCCGGTGCGCGAGGACGGCAACACCGTCTACGGCTCCGACGGCAAGAAGCTGCCGGACGGCATCAACGACCGCATGCTGCCCTTCAACGACTGGCTCCGCACGCTGGCCGCCGAGCGCGGCTATCCCGTGATCGACTTCTACAGGGCCATGGCCGACGATCGGGGCTTCCTGCCGGCCGACCTGGCGGTGGACGACATTCATCCCAACGACAGGGGTTACGAAGTCATGACCGCCACGGCGAAACCGATCCTCGAGACGCTGCTCGGCGCGGGCCGGGGCTAGCGGCGCGTGGGCGACGGTCGCATCCACGTCTGCCACGTGCAGACGACCCTGCGCGCCGGCGGGCTGGAGAACGGCGTGGTGAACGTCGTGAACGGCCTGGACCCCGCGCGCTTCCGCTCCACGGTGGTCTGCCTGCACGACGCCGGCGCGCTGGCCGAGCGCATCACGAACCCGGCGGCCGCGGTGATCAACCTGGCCTATCCCGACCGCCTGGCGCCCGAGCTGCCCACCAAGCTGGCGCAGCTCTTCAAGCGGCTGGAGCCGGACATCGTCCACTGCCGCAACTACACGCCGAACCTCTACGGCACCCTGGGCGCGCGCCTCGCGCGGGTGCCGCGGGTGATCAACGGCGAGCACGGCATGGTGCAGCTGGTGGGCTGGCGGAAGATGCTCGTCAGCCGCGCGCTGGCCACCCTGGCCGACCGCGTGCTCTGCGTGTCGCCGGGCCTGCGCGACTTCCTCTACGAGCGGCTGCGCTACCCGGCGGGCAGCGTGGACGTCATCATCAACGGCGTGCCGCTCGAGCGCTTTGACCACATGGACGTGGATCCGGCCGCCAAGCGCCGCGAGCTGGGCATCCCCGAGGACGTCTGGCTGCTGGGCACGGTGGCGCGCTTCTTCCCCTTCAAGGATCACCCGGCCATGCTCGATTTCCTCGAGCGCGTGCCCGAGGTGGACGGGCGGCCCGTGCACGCGGTGATCATCGGCGACGGCGACCAGGCCACGGCCTTCCGCGCCGAGACCGAGCGCCGCGGGCTCTCCGGCCGCATGCACCTGCCGGGCTTCCGCGCGGACGTCCACAGCTGCTACGCCGCCTTCGACCTGTTCTGCCTGCTCTCCACGGGCAACGAGGGGACGAGCAACGCCATCCTCGAGGCCATGGCCGCCGGCACGCCGGTGCTCAGCACGCTGATCCCCGGCAACCGTCACCTGATCCGCTCCGGCGAGAACGGCGTGCTGGTGCCGCCTGCCGGTGAGCCGAAGCTGGCGGCCATGCAGCGGGAGATCCCCCGCCTGCTGGCCGACCCCGCCGAGCGCCGCCGCCTGGCCGAGGCCGCCGGCCGCGAGGTGCGCGCCAAGTTCCGCCTGCAGCGCATGGTGGACGACTACGCGGCCTACTACGCGGCGCTGGCCGACTAGGCCACCCCCCGCCCTTGCCTCGCCGCGCCAAAGCGAATAGACTTGTTGCGTGCGCAATCCGCTCCGGTGTCGCCCCCCCCCGGATGGAGGTCGTCGTGATGGGTTTTCGTGGAGTGCCCCACCTGCTCGCGCTCGTTGCCCTGCTCCCATTCGCTGCTGCTGCCGCCGTGATCGATGTCCCCGGCGATCAGCCGAGCATCGCCGCCGGCATCGCCATGGCGTCGAACGGTGACACCGTGCAGGTCGCCCCGGGCACCTGGGCAGGCGTGGACAACGTGAATCTGAACCTCGCGGGCAAGGCGATCGCAGTGCTGGGGGCGGGCCCCGGCCAGACGGTGATCGACTGCGGGGGCACCGAGCAGGGCTTCCTGCTCCTGGGCGGCGAGACCGTGTCGACGCTGATCGAGGGCTTCCGCATCGTGAACGGCAGCGGCGGCTACGGCGGGGGCATCCGCATCGAGTCGGCCGCGGCGACGCTGCGCGGGCTGAGCATCGAGGACTGCGTCGCCACGCGGGGCGGGGGCATCTCCATCCGCTACGCCACCGACACCGTGCTGCTGGAGGACGTGGTGCTGGCCCGCAACAGCGCCGACAGCGGGGGCGGCTGCTATGCCTACCAAAGCGACGTGGCGCACGACCACGTCACGGCCGTGGCCAACACCGCCGCGACCTACAGCGCCGCCTTCCACGTGGCGAGCGGCACCAGCACCTTCTCCCACTGTCTCGTGGCCTGGAACACGGGCCAGTCCGCCGTGAACGGCGCCGTCTACACCGAGAGCTTCGCGGACTGCGACTTCTACAGCAACCCGCAGGGCGACGTGGCCCACGACTGGGTCGAGCTGGTCGGCGTGAACGGCAACTTCGCGGCCGATCCGCTGTTCTGCGACCGCGCGGGCGGGGACTACGCGCTTCACGAAGCCTCCCCCTGCCTGGGCGCGGGCGGCGAGCGTGTCGGCGCCCTGGGCGCGGGCTGCGACTATCCGCTCGCCGTGCTGAGCGGCAGCATCGAGACCGTCGACGGCCTGCCCATCGCCGCTGCCGCGATCGACTTCGACGGCGGCTACACCCGGACCGACGCCGGCGGCCACTACGCCATCTTCCTGCTGCCGGGCTGGAGCGGGACGGTGACGCCCTCGCACGAGTTCTACCTGTTCGAGCCGGCCAGCCGGAGCTACGCGAACCTGCAGGGCAGCCAGCCGGACCAGGACTTCGTCGGCGCGCATCCGACCCTGGTCCGCGTCCCCGCCGACGCGCCCACGCTGCAGGCCGGCCTGGACGCCGCGGCCCCGGGGGACACCGTGCTGGTCGCCCCGGGCCTCTACGAGGGGCCGGACAACCGCGAGCTCGATTTCGGCGGCAAGGACGTGGTGCTCAGGGGCGAAGCAGGGGCGGAGGCCACCGTGCTGCTGAACGCCAGCAACGGTGTGCTCGTCCGCTTCGACGGCGGCGAAGGTCCCGGCGCGGTCCTCGAGGATCTCACCCTGCGCGGCATCCAGGGCTACTGCCAGGCGATCGTCTGCGCCGACGGCGCCACGCCCACGCTGCGGCGGCTGATCGTCGAGGATCACCTCCAGCCCGGCGGCTACACCGACGAGACGCCGCCCGCGGGCCTGGTGGGCAGCTCGCTGCTCGTGGAGGACTGCCTCTTCCGCAACAACAGCGCCCGCGAGGGGGTCGCGCGCATCGGCGGCGGCGCGCGGGTGACGGGCACGCGCTTCGAGAACAACATCGGCACCGAGTCCGGCACCGTGCGCGTGGACGGCGACGCCCTGTTCGAGCGCTGCGTCTTCGCGAACAACATCGCCCAGGGCTACACGCCCGAGCTGGGCTGCGCGCGCGGCCGCGGCGGCGCGGTCTACGCCACGGGCGGCAGCTTCACGGACTGCCTCTTCGTCGCGAACGAGGCGGGCATGTGCCACGGCTGGTCCTCGCCCGACTACCCGGGGATGGGTGGCGCCATGTACATCGCGGGTGGGGTGAACCTGACCCGTTGCACCTTCGTCGACAACGTCGCCACCCCGACCGACGACTTCGACGCGCCGGGCACGACCTTCTACATCCGGGGCGGGTTCTCGCGGGTCATCGCCAACTTCGAGGACTGCCTCGTCACCGGCTCCGGCGACGGCGGCGCGGCCCTCTACTGCGACCCCGGCACCGCGCTGGCGAACTTCAGCTGCTCGCTGTTCTGGGACAACGCCGGCGGCAACGCGGACGGCGACTGTCCCGATCCGGTGGGCGCGAACGGCAACTTCGCCGCCGACCCTCTCTTCTGCGACCCCGGCGCGGGGAACTTCTCGCTCGACGCCGACTCGCCCTGTCTGCCCGCGAACAACGCCTGCGGCGTCCGCATCGGCGCCTTCGGGCAAGGCTGCGGAGTCACGGCGGCGGAGACGCTTACCCCCGGGGCGCTTCGCCTCAGCGGGCATCCCAACCCCTTCAACCCGTCGACCCAGCTGAGCTTCGCGCTCCCCGAGGCGGCCGCGGTGACGCTCACCGTCCACGACCTCGCCGGACGCCGCGTGGCCACCCTGCTGGAGGGAGCGGCGCTGGACGCGGGCGAGCAGAGCCTGCGCTGGGACGGCCGCCTCGACGGCGGCGGCCGCGCGACCAGCGGCGTCTATCTCGCCCGGCTCGTGGCGCGAGGGCGGACGGTCTCGCAGAAGCTCGTCCTGCTCAAGTAGCGACCCGAGACCGCGTCCGAAAACGTCTCGCGCGCCTGGCCGGCGCGAACGATATTGCCGGTCATGCACCAGCCTCAGCCATCCCCCGCCAAGCCTCCGAAGGCGCGCCTCGACCGCTTCGGCCTCGCGCAGCTCGCCGTGGTCTACGTGGTCTGGGGCAGCACCTATCTCGCCATCCGCGTGGCCGTGCGGGAGGGCGCGGGCTTTCCGCCCTTCATGATGGCCACGCTGCGCGTGGCGGTCGCCGCGGCGATTCTGCTCGGCCTCGCCCGCCTGCGCCGCCAGCGCGTGCGGATCACGCGCGGCGAGCTGGGCCTGCTCGCCGCCACGGGCGCCCTGCTCTGGCTCGGGGGCAACGGCCTCGTGACCGTGGCCGAGCGGCGCGCCGACTCCGGCCTCGCCGCGCTGCTGGTGGCGGCGATGCCGATCTGGGCCGAGCTGATCGCGGCGGCGCTGGACCGCCGGCCGCCGAGCCGCCGCAGCGCGGCCTCGGTGCTGCTGGGCTTCGTCGGGGTCGGCGTGCTCACCTGGCCGGAGCTGCAGGGCGGTTCGCGCGCGGACATCCTCGGCGTCATGGCCCTGCTGGCCGCGCCGCTCTTCTGGGCGCTGGGTTCGATCTGGCTGCAGCGGCGGCGTCCCGACCTTGGCGTGCTGACGATCTCCGGCTGGCAGCAGGCGCTGGGCGGCGTCTCCCTGCTCGCGATGTCGCTGCTGGCCCGCGAGCCGCTGCCG from Candidatus Latescibacterota bacterium includes these protein-coding regions:
- a CDS encoding EamA family transporter, which gives rise to MHQPQPSPAKPPKARLDRFGLAQLAVVYVVWGSTYLAIRVAVREGAGFPPFMMATLRVAVAAAILLGLARLRRQRVRITRGELGLLAATGALLWLGGNGLVTVAERRADSGLAALLVAAMPIWAELIAAALDRRPPSRRSAASVLLGFVGVGVLTWPELQGGSRADILGVMALLAAPLFWALGSIWLQRRRPDLGVLTISGWQQALGGVSLLAMSLLAREPLPRPTGEAWLAWLYLVLFGSVLAFTSYMGTLRRLPYRLVVTYTYANPVIAVFLGWLLLGERVTSWTLAGATLVVAGVAGVFANRD
- a CDS encoding glycosyltransferase, giving the protein MGDGRIHVCHVQTTLRAGGLENGVVNVVNGLDPARFRSTVVCLHDAGALAERITNPAAAVINLAYPDRLAPELPTKLAQLFKRLEPDIVHCRNYTPNLYGTLGARLARVPRVINGEHGMVQLVGWRKMLVSRALATLADRVLCVSPGLRDFLYERLRYPAGSVDVIINGVPLERFDHMDVDPAAKRRELGIPEDVWLLGTVARFFPFKDHPAMLDFLERVPEVDGRPVHAVIIGDGDQATAFRAETERRGLSGRMHLPGFRADVHSCYAAFDLFCLLSTGNEGTSNAILEAMAAGTPVLSTLIPGNRHLIRSGENGVLVPPAGEPKLAAMQREIPRLLADPAERRRLAEAAGREVRAKFRLQRMVDDYAAYYAALAD
- a CDS encoding T9SS type A sorting domain-containing protein, encoding MGFRGVPHLLALVALLPFAAAAAVIDVPGDQPSIAAGIAMASNGDTVQVAPGTWAGVDNVNLNLAGKAIAVLGAGPGQTVIDCGGTEQGFLLLGGETVSTLIEGFRIVNGSGGYGGGIRIESAAATLRGLSIEDCVATRGGGISIRYATDTVLLEDVVLARNSADSGGGCYAYQSDVAHDHVTAVANTAATYSAAFHVASGTSTFSHCLVAWNTGQSAVNGAVYTESFADCDFYSNPQGDVAHDWVELVGVNGNFAADPLFCDRAGGDYALHEASPCLGAGGERVGALGAGCDYPLAVLSGSIETVDGLPIAAAAIDFDGGYTRTDAGGHYAIFLLPGWSGTVTPSHEFYLFEPASRSYANLQGSQPDQDFVGAHPTLVRVPADAPTLQAGLDAAAPGDTVLVAPGLYEGPDNRELDFGGKDVVLRGEAGAEATVLLNASNGVLVRFDGGEGPGAVLEDLTLRGIQGYCQAIVCADGATPTLRRLIVEDHLQPGGYTDETPPAGLVGSSLLVEDCLFRNNSAREGVARIGGGARVTGTRFENNIGTESGTVRVDGDALFERCVFANNIAQGYTPELGCARGRGGAVYATGGSFTDCLFVANEAGMCHGWSSPDYPGMGGAMYIAGGVNLTRCTFVDNVATPTDDFDAPGTTFYIRGGFSRVIANFEDCLVTGSGDGGAALYCDPGTALANFSCSLFWDNAGGNADGDCPDPVGANGNFAADPLFCDPGAGNFSLDADSPCLPANNACGVRIGAFGQGCGVTAAETLTPGALRLSGHPNPFNPSTQLSFALPEAAAVTLTVHDLAGRRVATLLEGAALDAGEQSLRWDGRLDGGGRATSGVYLARLVARGRTVSQKLVLLK